GCTGGAAAGACTACCAATCGACAGGTGCAGTGTGCGGCATCAAGTTGCCTTCCGGCATGCAAATGGCTGCCAAGCTTGAAGAACCCATTTTCACGCCTGCCACCAAGGCCGCCATGGGCGAACACGATGAAAACATTGATTTCGACACCATGAGCGACGTGGTCGGCCGTGATTTGGCCAAGCAGATTCGCGAGGTGTCCATCGCGCTGTACACCAAGGCCAGCGACTACGCGTCCCGCCAGGGCATCATTATTGCCGACACCAAGTTCGAGTTTGGCCTGGATGAAAATGGCACCCTGACTTTGATGGACGAAGTGCTGACCGCGGATTCGTCCCGTTTCTGGCCTGCAGACCAATACCAGGTGGGTATTTCCCCCCCATCGTACGACAAGCAGTTTGTACGCGATTACCTGGAAAGCGTGCCTGGCTGGAACAAGAAAGCACCAGCCCCTGTACTGCCCCAGGACATCATCGACAAAACAGCAGCCAAATACCGTCAGGCCTATGAAATTCTGACTGGCCGCCTCTGGATTGGATAAAGAAATGACTGACGCCACACACCTGCACACTTCCGACCAGCCCAAAGTGGGCGTGGTCATGGGCTCGTCCTCGGATTGGGACGTGATGAAAAATGCTGTTCAAGTGCTGCGCGATTTTGGCGTGGACTATGAAGCGCGCGTGGTTTCAGCCCACAGAATGCCCGACGAAATGTTTGCTTACGCAGAAACTGCGAGCACCCGTGGCATTCAGGTGATTATTGCCGGAGCGGGTGGTGCAGCCCACTTGCCAGGCATGCTGGCTGCCAAAACCATTGTGCCGGTGATGGGGGTGCCTGTGCCTTCCAAGTACCTGCGGGGCGAAGATTCGCTGCTGTCGATTGTGCAAATGCCCAAGGGCATTCCGGTACATACCTTTGCCATTGGCGAAGCAGGTGCGGCCAACGCTGCACTGGGCGCGGTGGCCATTCTCGCCTTGACCAATGCCGACTTGAACCAGAAACTGCAGGAATTTCGCGTTGCCCAATCCAATGTGGCGCGCGAAATGACTTTGCCCCCAACGCCTTGATTTTTTAAGCCACACACATGAGCAAGATCGAATTCAAAACAGTGAAGCCCGGCCAGTGGTTGGGCCTTCTGGGTGGAGGCCAATTGGGGCGCATGTTCTGCATGGCCGCACAAAGCATGGGTTACCGCGTGCTTGTACTTGACCCGGTGGCCAATGGCCCTGCAGGCTCCGTGGCCGATGACCAGATTCTCGCTGATTACATGGACGATCAAGGTTTGGCTCGGCTTGCGCAGCGTTGTGTGGGTGTCACCACCGAGTTTGAAAACGTACCTGCATTGGCATTGGACAACCTGTCCAAAAGCATTCCCGTCAGCCCATCAGCATTTTCCGTTGGCGTGGCACAAAACCGGTTGGAAGAAAAAGCGTATATCAGTGCTTGTGGTGTTCCAGTCGCACCCCATGCGGCCATTCGCAAGTCGGCTGACATTGACGATTCGCTCGCCTATTTGCTGCCTGGCATCGTGAAAACAGCCCGTTTGGGTTACGACGGCAAGGGCCAGGTTCGTGTCAAAACCCTGGACGAGGTACGCAAAGCCTTTTCAGACCTGAATGAAGTGGAATGCGTGCTGGAAAAGCGCCTCACCCTGCAAAAGGAAATGTCCGTGATTGTGGCCCGTGACCACAAGGGTGAATGTGCAACTTTTCCCGTGGCCGAAAACCACCACCGCAAAGGCATTTTGGCCACCACCATTGTGCCCGCACGCATTGATGACGCCATGGCTGCACAAGCCCGCGCCAATGCCATCTCCATTGCTGGAGCACTGGATTACGTGGGTGTGTTGTGTGTCGAGTTTTTCGTAGTCGATGAACTGGGCCTGGTGGTCAATGAAATTGCACCTAGACCCCACAACAGCGGTCATTATTCAATCGATGCCTGTGTCACTTGCCAGTTTGAACAGCAGGCCCGCATTCTGGCCGGTTTGCCTTTGGGCGATACCCGCCAGCACAGCCCAGCCGTGATGGTGAACTTGCTGGGCGACCTGTGGTACGGCGAGGATGGCAGCGAAAATGAACCGGCTTGGGAAAAGGTCTTGGCCATTCCTGAAGTGAAGTTGCACCTGTACGGCAAAGAGCAAGCCCGCGTGGGTCGCAAAATGGGTCACATCACCGTGATTGCAGAAACCATGGAGCGGGCGTTGATTGTGGCCCAAACAGTACGAGACATTCTGGGCATTGGTGATGACGACGACTGATCAGCCTGGGTCACCCCAGCAAGCTGAATTGCTTGAACCCAGTTCCGGCAACATTCAGCGCTGCGCAGATGCCTTGCTGAGCGGTCACCTGGTAGCATTCCCCACCGAAACCGTGTTTGGTTTGGGTGCAGCGGTAACCGATCTAAAGGCTGTTCAATCCATTTTCAAGGCCAAAGGTCGTCCCTCTGAACACCCCTTGATTGCCCATGTGGCGCCGGGTGCAGACCTGAATGGCTGGGTGGCTGAAATTACCCCGGTCATGCAACAACTGATGAATGCCTTTTGGCCTGGTCCCTTGACATTGGTTGTACCCAAGGGTGAACGCATGCCCCTTGAGGTCACCGGTGGTCAACAGTCTGTGGGTGTCCGTTGCCCGTCGCACCCCGTGGCAATTGAGTTGTTGAAAGCTGTTGGTGTGCCTGTGGCTGCTCCTTCGGCCAACCGTTTTGGGAAAGTCAGCCCCACTCGGGCAATCCATGTATTGGCCGAGCTTGGTGATCGAATTCCATTTGTGCTGGATGGTGAAGTGCCCGAAGTGGGCATTGAATCGACCATTGTTTCCCTGTTGAATGCGCAGCCGGCGATACTTCGCCCAGGCGCAATCACTGCAGCTCAAATCGAGGCAGAGTTGGGTGTATCAGTGATACCCCACGCCGAGGTATCGAGAACCCCTCTAGGCAATCCTCGAGTTTCCGGTGCGCTGGAGAAACATTACAGCCCGGACGCCAAAGTGAGCGTTGTCGCTGCAAGTCAGTTGCGGAACTGGCTCGCATCTTCATCCAGCGGCCACTCAGCAACGCTGCTTTGCGTGGGCTGGACCGATGCCTATTTGCAGCAGGCCCGTGCGCTGCGAGAAAGCAACCCTGGTGTGTTGGTTGAAGTTCTTGGCAATCACCCTTCAGCCGTGGCCCAAGCTCTGTATGCGACACTTCGGCAAGCCGATGAATTGGGTTGTCAGCAAGTGTTGTTTGAATGTCCCGCAGCAGAAGTTGCCTGGGAAGCGGTTGCAGACCGCCTAAAAAGAGCCTCCGCCTGATCTGCTTTGCAAGAATTCGCCTACACGCATTTCGTATTATTCCCACATACCCAGCTTTGGCTGCCAGCTACGATCAGTTCATGATTTTCACTTTGCCCAACGCTTGAGCCACAGCGGCTTCCATGCGTGGCTTGTGCTTCGAACCGAAAGGAGTTTGCATGCTTCCCAACAACCCAACAGCTGGGTCTTCCCGTCGAGTTTCATCGACATCGCCAGTCCCCAAGTTGCCACTGCGTGGCGGAAATCGATCCTGTGGGCGTTCAGATCAATATGAAACGCTGGCCGAGCAATTTTTGAGCTTTATCGATGACGATTCTTTTCCCTGTGTGGGGGCCAAGGCAGCACTGGCCAGGGGTGAGATGTTTGTTCATGAGTTTGGCATGCTGAATGACGCCGCTCATGACGCAGAATTGCTGAATTCACTTGAACTGTTTGTCAAAACCATGGAGTCGGCCGATGAAGACCCCTTGAAAGTGCATTCCTTCGTGGCGGTGTTCAAAGGACCTTTCATCACCAGTGAATTGCAGTTTGAAAACCTGTTGTGGACGCAGTTGTACAATCTTCATACTCTTGATGTCAGTCGTGGCTTTTCGGCTGCGTCCGACATCAGCAGCAATCCTGAAAGTCCCCATTTCAGTTTAAGCCTGGCGGGTCACCCATTCTTTGTGATCGGTTTGCATCCCGGTGCTTCCAGGCTGGCCAGAACCTTTCGCAGCCCGGTGTTGGTCTTTAACTCCCACCGGCAATTTGAAGCCTTGCGCGCCGATGGGCGTTATCCAAAGATGCAAAAAGCAATTCGCAAGCGTGAAATTGCCCTCCAGGGTTCCATCAACCCCAACCTGGCCGACTTTGGGTCCAACAGCGAAGCCCGTCAATACAGTGGCCGCAAGGTGGATGCAAACTGGAAATGTCCATTTGATTTCGAGA
The nucleotide sequence above comes from Limnobacter thiooxidans. Encoded proteins:
- a CDS encoding phosphoribosylaminoimidazolesuccinocarboxamide synthase, which produces MSTVFETKLTSLPLLHRGKVRENFSVGDDKMLIVASDRLSAFDVILDQPIPEKGMVLTQMAQFWFDILADVVPNHLTGIDPETVVSAAEAPQIKGRSMVVKKLKALPIEAVVRGYLIGSGWKDYQSTGAVCGIKLPSGMQMAAKLEEPIFTPATKAAMGEHDENIDFDTMSDVVGRDLAKQIREVSIALYTKASDYASRQGIIIADTKFEFGLDENGTLTLMDEVLTADSSRFWPADQYQVGISPPSYDKQFVRDYLESVPGWNKKAPAPVLPQDIIDKTAAKYRQAYEILTGRLWIG
- the purE gene encoding 5-(carboxyamino)imidazole ribonucleotide mutase, which gives rise to MTDATHLHTSDQPKVGVVMGSSSDWDVMKNAVQVLRDFGVDYEARVVSAHRMPDEMFAYAETASTRGIQVIIAGAGGAAHLPGMLAAKTIVPVMGVPVPSKYLRGEDSLLSIVQMPKGIPVHTFAIGEAGAANAALGAVAILALTNADLNQKLQEFRVAQSNVAREMTLPPTP
- a CDS encoding 5-(carboxyamino)imidazole ribonucleotide synthase; amino-acid sequence: MSKIEFKTVKPGQWLGLLGGGQLGRMFCMAAQSMGYRVLVLDPVANGPAGSVADDQILADYMDDQGLARLAQRCVGVTTEFENVPALALDNLSKSIPVSPSAFSVGVAQNRLEEKAYISACGVPVAPHAAIRKSADIDDSLAYLLPGIVKTARLGYDGKGQVRVKTLDEVRKAFSDLNEVECVLEKRLTLQKEMSVIVARDHKGECATFPVAENHHRKGILATTIVPARIDDAMAAQARANAISIAGALDYVGVLCVEFFVVDELGLVVNEIAPRPHNSGHYSIDACVTCQFEQQARILAGLPLGDTRQHSPAVMVNLLGDLWYGEDGSENEPAWEKVLAIPEVKLHLYGKEQARVGRKMGHITVIAETMERALIVAQTVRDILGIGDDDD
- a CDS encoding L-threonylcarbamoyladenylate synthase; amino-acid sequence: MTTTDQPGSPQQAELLEPSSGNIQRCADALLSGHLVAFPTETVFGLGAAVTDLKAVQSIFKAKGRPSEHPLIAHVAPGADLNGWVAEITPVMQQLMNAFWPGPLTLVVPKGERMPLEVTGGQQSVGVRCPSHPVAIELLKAVGVPVAAPSANRFGKVSPTRAIHVLAELGDRIPFVLDGEVPEVGIESTIVSLLNAQPAILRPGAITAAQIEAELGVSVIPHAEVSRTPLGNPRVSGALEKHYSPDAKVSVVAASQLRNWLASSSSGHSATLLCVGWTDAYLQQARALRESNPGVLVEVLGNHPSAVAQALYATLRQADELGCQQVLFECPAAEVAWEAVADRLKRASA
- the gntA gene encoding guanitoxin biosynthesis heme-dependent pre-guanitoxin N-hydroxylase GntA; translated protein: MLPNNPTAGSSRRVSSTSPVPKLPLRGGNRSCGRSDQYETLAEQFLSFIDDDSFPCVGAKAALARGEMFVHEFGMLNDAAHDAELLNSLELFVKTMESADEDPLKVHSFVAVFKGPFITSELQFENLLWTQLYNLHTLDVSRGFSAASDISSNPESPHFSLSLAGHPFFVIGLHPGASRLARTFRSPVLVFNSHRQFEALRADGRYPKMQKAIRKREIALQGSINPNLADFGSNSEARQYSGRKVDANWKCPFDFEKARKS